A stretch of the Bacillus sp. B-jedd genome encodes the following:
- a CDS encoding DUF6946 family protein, whose product MGKYYTSTKGVLSWKELLADPEKHWKPGYSAYELAYSWEDANNLPACVEKAFKGSNIPLFQNVKVLYGFPEYPVSLPGRGKSSQNDLYVLAKANDEFLTIMVEGKVSEEFDVKVEDWIRDSSEGKKNRLNYLVGLLNLEEKDILQIRYQLLHRAASAVKEAIDVNAKNAMMLIHSFSEEGKWFNDYAHFVNLFNLDPKKDGVVGPVAVSGVNLYFGWVTGTRVLSKEHYFNFFKTEKARTLAKEIDNYIYNQSLYMGEVEDYHYRSNNGVRTDCIGYVSKRGSYKFATLSTARKVVFILHLGKKLHTETAKKMQRVIDELLGHIYEETDKGLTPGEVYIRLEWVDHLDQITSYIDKAYEMRLQK is encoded by the coding sequence GGAGTATTGTCCTGGAAGGAATTATTAGCTGACCCGGAAAAACATTGGAAGCCAGGTTACTCTGCATACGAATTGGCTTACTCATGGGAGGACGCCAATAATCTGCCGGCTTGTGTTGAGAAGGCATTTAAAGGTAGCAATATCCCTCTTTTCCAGAATGTGAAGGTGTTATATGGATTTCCGGAGTACCCTGTCTCCTTACCGGGTAGAGGGAAGAGTTCGCAAAATGACCTCTACGTACTAGCAAAAGCCAATGATGAATTTTTGACAATCATGGTTGAAGGTAAGGTATCTGAAGAATTTGATGTAAAAGTCGAAGATTGGATACGGGATTCAAGTGAGGGGAAAAAGAACAGACTTAATTACTTAGTAGGTTTGTTAAATCTAGAAGAGAAGGATATTTTGCAAATAAGATATCAATTACTTCACCGCGCTGCTTCGGCAGTAAAAGAAGCAATTGACGTAAATGCAAAAAATGCTATGATGCTTATCCATTCATTTAGTGAAGAAGGAAAATGGTTTAATGATTACGCTCATTTCGTTAATCTGTTTAACTTAGACCCCAAAAAGGATGGAGTCGTTGGCCCAGTGGCTGTTAGTGGAGTTAATCTTTATTTTGGATGGGTTACTGGTACCAGGGTATTGTCAAAGGAACATTATTTTAATTTCTTTAAGACTGAAAAAGCTAGAACGCTGGCAAAAGAGATTGATAATTATATTTATAATCAAAGTCTTTACATGGGTGAGGTTGAGGATTACCACTACCGAAGTAACAATGGGGTCCGAACCGATTGTATAGGGTATGTCAGTAAAAGAGGAAGCTATAAGTTTGCTACGCTATCTACCGCTAGGAAAGTAGTCTTTATCCTGCATCTAGGAAAAAAACTGCATACAGAGACTGCGAAGAAAATGCAGAGGGTGATAGACGAATTGCTTGGGCACATATATGAAGAAACTGATAAAGGGCTCACTCCAGGAGAGGTATACATTCGGCTGGAGTGGGTGGATCATTTAGATCAAATAACCAGCTATATAGATAAGGCATATGAGATGCGGTTGCAAAAGTGA